Proteins found in one Zea mays cultivar B73 chromosome 1, Zm-B73-REFERENCE-NAM-5.0, whole genome shotgun sequence genomic segment:
- the LOC103630457 gene encoding quinone oxidoreductase, whose protein sequence is MSAFSSLLLPSFFLFPGQPLQLLPNPPTRFSRLRCHRRDSTSVATMVKSKAIRVHELGGPEVLRWEEVEVGEPGEGEIRIRTTAVGVNFIDIYFRKGVYAAPTMPFTPGMEAVGVVTAVGPGLTGRKVGDVVAYAGNPMGSYAQEQILPAAVAVPVPPSVDHKQAASVMLKGMTAHVLLRRVFKVESGHTILVHAAAGGVGSLLCQWANALGATVIGTVSNQEKAAQAAQDGCHHPIIYTSEDVVARVKDITSGKGVNVVYDSVGKDTYKASLECLASRGFLVSFGQSSGKPDPIPTSDLASKSLFLTRPSLMHYTATRDELLESAGEVFANVANGVLHVRVNHTYPLSEAAQAHADLEGRKTSGSIVLIPG, encoded by the exons ATGTCGGCATTCTCCTCGCTCCTGCTGCCATcgtttttcctttttcctggacAGCCACTGCAACTCCTCCCAAATCCTCCCACCCGGTTTAGCCGGCTCCGCTGCCACCGCCGCGACTCCACCTCTGTCGCCACCATGGTCAAGTCCAAGGCCATCAGGGTCCACGAGCTGGGCGGCCCCGAGGTGCTGCGGTGGGAGGAGGTGGAGGTCGGGGAGCCCGGTGAAGGGGAGATCCGCATCAGGACCACCGCCGTCGGCGTCAACTTCATCGACATCTACTTTCGGAAGGGGGTCTACGCCGCGCCCACCATGCCCTTCACCCCAG GAATGGAAGCCGTTGGCGTCGTCACCGCTGTTGGGCCTGGCCTCACTGGCAGGAAGGTGGGCGATGTTGTTGCATATGCCGGCAACCCCATGGGCTCCTATGCTCAGGAGCAGATCCTTCCAGCGGCTGTCGCTGTTCCTGTTCCACCTTCCGTTGATCATAAGCAAGCAGCTTCTGTGATGCTCAAGGGCATGACCGCCCATGTTCTGCTTCGCCGGGTATTCAAG GTTGAGAGTGGCCATACTATCCTGGTCCATGCTGCTGCTGGTGGTGTCGGCTCACTCCTTTGTCAATGGGCAAACGCCCTTGGTGCCACTGTCATCGGGACTGTTTCCAATCAAGAAAAAGCCGCTCAGGCAGCTCAGGATGGATGCCACCATCCCATAATTTACACTAGCGAGGATGTCGTCGCAAGAGTCAAGGATATTACATCAGGAAAAGGTGTCAATGTCGTCTATGATTCTGTTGGAAAGGATACATACAAG GCTTCCCTGGAGTGCTTGGCGTCCCGCGGCTTCCTGGTGTCGTTTGGGCAGTCGTCAGGCAAACCTGACCCAATCCCAACGAGCGACCTGGCTTCCAAGTCCTTGTTCCTCACTCGTCCTAGCCTCATGCATTACACTGCTACCCGTGATGAGCTGCTGGAGTCAGCCGGCGAGGTGTTTGCCAATGTCGCTAACGGGGTGCTGCACGTCCGGGTGAACCACACGTATCCATTGTCGGAAGCTGCCCAGGCCCATGCAGATCTGGAGGGCAGGAAGACATCAGGGTCCATAGTGCTCATCCCGGGATAG